The window GGTAATGAAAACAATGCAAGAAATGTATGGATTTAAAAAAGGTGCTGTGATATCAGCTGTAGATCTAATTCACGGTATTGGAATTTATTCCGGATTAAAAAATATTTTTGTTAAAGGTGCTACAGGACTTTATAACACCAATTACGAAGGGAAAGCCAAGGCTGCTATAGAAGCACTTAAAACAAACGACTTTGTTTACCTTCATGTAGAAGCTAGCGATGAAGCAGGACATGAAGGTAACGTTATGTTAAAAGTAAAAACGATAGAGGACATAGATAATCGCATTGTACGCCCAATTTATGAAACATTGCAACAATATGACAATTTAACAGCTATCGGTATCCTTCCTGACCATCCAACCCCTTGTGCTATTCGCACTCATACCAATAAACCTGTTCCTTTTCTTATCTATAAACGTGGGAATCAACCGGATTCTGTCGAAAAGTTCGATGAATTTTCTGTAGAAAATGGTGCCTTTGGTATATTAGAAGGTAATTCTTTTATCAAAGAATTATTTAAAGCATGAAATAATTTTCGTGATTACACAAAGCTTCCTGTACCTACTACAGGTGACAGACAAATTAAACCAATATTATAAAGCGTATAATAAAAATTATAATACATGAAGATGAAATATTATAGCACGAATAAACAAGCTCCTCTTGCTTCACTGCAGCAAGCAGTAATAAAAGGATTAGCAGAAGACAAAGGATTATATATGCCAGAAAATATTACTGCGTTAGATAGTCATATAATAAGCAGTATGAAAAATATGAACCTCCAACAAATAGGGAATATAATAGCACAGTCTTTTTTCGGCGATAGCATAGAAGCTGACGTTTTGAACAACATTGTAAATGAAACACTTCAATTCGATATACCTCTCATAAATCTACATGACAATATATATAGCCTTGAGCTTTTTCATGGACCTACACTAGCATTCAAAGATGTAGGTGCCAGGTTCATGGCACGTTTACTCAAATACTTTATCAAAAAAAAAGGAATAAAAGATATAAATGTATTAGTTGCTACATCGGGAGATACAGGGAGCGCCGTAGCAAACGGATTTTTTGGTGTAAAAGGTATTAACGTATATATCCTCTATCCTAAAAAAAAAGTAAGTGATATACAAGAATATCAATTTACTACACTAGGGGAAAATATTTTTGCATTAGAAATAAACGGGACTTTTGATGACTGCCAAACACTTGTAAAAAGTGCTTTTATGGATAAAGAACTAAACTCAAAGAAATGTTTAACATCTGCGAATTCTATCAATATAGCACGCTTTCTTCCCCAATCTTTTTATTATTTTTATGCTTATGCTCAATTAGACAAAATAAATAAAGCAAAGAAACTAGTAGTTAGTGTTCCTTGTGGAAATTTAGGGAACCTTTGTGCCGGGCTAGTAGCCCATAAAATGGGGCTACCTATTGAACATTTCATTGCCGCTAATAATAAAAATAATGTATTTTCCAACTATCTAAAAACAGGTGTATTTATTCCAAAACCATCTGTTAGTACCTATGCTAATGCCATGGATGTAGGAAATCCAAGTAATTTTGAACGTATTACAGATTTATTTAGCATCTATTCTAGCCCTTATCAAGCTATTACTAAACAAATTTCTGGACATAGTTACAATGATACACGTGTTGCCAAAACAATGCAACATGTGTATGGTACATATAACTATATACTTGATCCACACGGAGCTATTGCTTAT of the Candidatus Azobacteroides pseudotrichonymphae genomovar. CFP2 genome contains:
- the thrC gene encoding threonine synthase; this translates as MKYYSTNKQAPLASLQQAVIKGLAEDKGLYMPENITALDSHIISSMKNMNLQQIGNIIAQSFFGDSIEADVLNNIVNETLQFDIPLINLHDNIYSLELFHGPTLAFKDVGARFMARLLKYFIKKKGIKDINVLVATSGDTGSAVANGFFGVKGINVYILYPKKKVSDIQEYQFTTLGENIFALEINGTFDDCQTLVKSAFMDKELNSKKCLTSANSINIARFLPQSFYYFYAYAQLDKINKAKKLVVSVPCGNLGNLCAGLVAHKMGLPIEHFIAANNKNNVFSNYLKTGVFIPKPSVSTYANAMDVGNPSNFERITDLFSIYSSPYQAITKQISGHSYNDTRVAKTMQHVYGTYNYILDPHGAIAYQALIEDESLKIDKSGVFLETAHPAKFKNIVDDILGIDINVPDALQTFMRGKKQSIELEKDFTEFKNYLLH